GTTCCAAGAAGTCGCCTTCAAGTTGTTTACCACGAGCAGAGCTGTTTAACTGAGCGCCGCTTCATCATCTGTGAAGCGGACGTTTGAGACAAAACAGGCGTCCGCGCCGGTCATCCGCGTCCCTCGCCAGTTTAAGGCAAGGGCCTTACCTCTTATGTATTTTGCTGTTGCCAATTAAAGACGCGAAACTTAACCGCTAATAACGTCCaattgttcttgtaattttttacaAGGGAGAGCATGGAGAGATCAATTTGCTACCTTACCCGAAGTGTGGACCAGAAGTCCCTCGATACAgtcattattttcaattacttttatgAAAGGCAAAGTCAGATAAGAGTGACTTACGTTTTGAGCTCGTTGAGCGTGATCTCCCTGTTGGAGGTGCACTGCGCCGCCTTCTGACAGAACGCGAGGTGCTCGTTCACCTCGTCGAACAAactgcaaacaaaataacagaGTTTTCAATGTGCTGTGAATAGTGCAAAAGGTACGATAGGACGTTACTTTTATTGAGGGTGGTACGAGGTACGTTACATTATTCACTCTGGAGCCTGTCGTGGTCCACGCAATCCTTCCTCCTTAATCTCTGGCACATTGTGGCCTGAAGCAATGGTGTTTTAGGACTacaataagttattttaaactacCCAGCAACCCTGGTGGATTTAGCTCCTAAATTTACCTCAACTTCCACGAATATTAGCACGTACTTGACAGGTACCCCATGGTAGCATGTAAGAACTTGTAGCCTACAGCCACAATTTCTTCTTTCAAACTGTCCCGCAGCCCCGTCTAAATTTGCTCCCGGTACCTACACCTGGTAGGTTTCCCCCTTAACATCCTCGAATTTGTACATACCTGGTAAGTATCATTGAAGTCACCACTGTGTTTTAGGGTCGCAGAAACTTCCTTCAAACTATCCCGTAGTCCCCTAATTTCCTCTTAATACTTCATACCTGGTGGGTATGCCGTTGTACCCTGCGGGCACGAGGTTGTCGGCCAGCAGCGCGTCGAGCAGCGCGTCGAGGCGGTCGCCGAGCGCGGAGCTGACGCCCTCGGTGTACTCGTCCTCGCATGACCCCCACATCATCACATACCTGGTGGGTATGCCGTTGTACCCTGCGGGCACGAGGTTGTCGGCCAGCAGCGCGTCGAGCAGCGCGTCGAGGCGGTCGCCGAGCGCGGAGCTGACGCCCTCGGTGTACTCGTCCTCGCATGACCCCCACATCATCACATACCTGGTGGGTATGCCGTTGTACCCTGCGGGCACGAGGTTGTCGGCCAGCAGCGCGTCGAGCAGCGCGTCGAGGCGGTCGCCGAGCGCGGAGCTGACGCCCTCGGTGTACTCGTCCTCGCATGACCCCCACATCATCACATACCTGGTGGGTATGCCGTTGTACCCTGCGGGCACGAGGTTGTCGGCCAGCAGCGCGTCGAGCAGCGCGTCGAGGCGGTCGCCGAGCGCGGAGCTGACGCCCTCGGTGTACTCGTCCTCGCATGACCCCCACATCATCACATACCTGGTGGGTATGCCGTTGTACCCTGCGGGCACGAGGTTGTCGGCCAGCAGCGCGTCGAGCAGCGCGTCGAGGCGGTCGCCGAGCGCGGAGCTGACGCCCTCGGTGTACTCGTCCTCGCCGCCCGGCATGCCGCGACCTCGCACGCTGGCGCGGATCACGTTGCGCTCGCTTAGGTGTTGCTGGAAAAGAGCATATGGCTTTGGTGGCCATCATCTGCATGACTGAAGCCAACACACATGCTCAATTGCAGAAATGTTGACCACACTATCACTAGTAGTGCTCCATACTATGTTCGATAGTCCGGCATGGTGTTCATTACGCCAAGGGGGAATTGtcgaaattactttttttaaacaatctcGCAGACCCATCCAACTATGCCGCAGATAACTTGCAATTTGATCGAATGGACCAGTGTTTCAGACGGACAACTTTTCTGAAGTCCATAATCACagcaaaaaaactaacaaagacAAAATACATACGTAGATAAatgtagtgtactgtattatcaccgatatctgtcgtctcgttgtcgcatagacgcggagggtgcacactatactctatggccgGTTGGCGGGAAAACCGGGAGAGTGTGTGGCACGGGAGTAAGACGTTATGTGGAcaagcgagccgatatcctaattatcggatggtaattacagagacacaggtagGACGAACACTACAATAAAGTCTTTGAATAAACTTCCCATAATCATAAGACCAACCTTAAGATCCTTCTGCAAGTTATTGAGCCTCCTCTGCAGCTCGTGATGGTGCGCCGTATCAGCGATGTCTCCCGGCTCGGACTGCGGCGACGCGGCCCCGGGGGCGGCGCCCACAGCCCCGCCCGTGCCTCCTGCGCGGCACACCCACACGCAGCGCCGAGCTGCCTCCACGCTCATCAGGACTGTGTGTTGGACCTCCTGCAGTTTGATGAATGGAAAGTCAATTTCGTAGGTTACATCAGgtctatgaaatgttttattccgTTCTTTGATTCGactaaatgttttaataaaattctatattcTATAGTATAGCGTATTTGGAGTTAAACAACTTGGTAATTGAGACTTGGTTGtttaaagaagaagaagtatttTGTGAACAGTCGAGAACGATGATCGTTCGATATCAGGGATAGAAGTTCTATCCCTGATATCGAACGATCATCTAAATTCTAAGGGACAATATAAGGGAGGGATCATCAGATTATATAAGAAAGTTTCGAACCTGTTCGACCACAGTAGTGAGGTACGCGTCGCAGGCTTCCTGCGGCAGGGTGCGGACCAGCACGTTGAGGGTCTTGGCCATCTCGCACTAGAGAGTACCTGATGATGTATAGACTAGAGCAAAGAGCAGGGTGCTCTGACCTGTTCGACCACAGTAGTGAGGTAAGCGTCGCAGGCCTCTTGCGGCAGGGTGCGGACCAGCACGTTGAGGGTCTTGGCCATCTCGCGGCGCCAGCGCGCCGGCGCCCCCCGGACCAGCCGGTAGCAGGGCGGCGTCGTGCTCGCGTCTAGAGTGTACCTGAGGAGCGAAAATCAATTTGTAAGCCATGACTTGTTCGTTATTTGTTTAGAGGTGCTATTTGGAAGCGAGCTGCTGCGATTTAGTGCCCTGCTGGGGCGGATTTCTTGCAGTCTGCAGCTCGCATCCAATAGGCACCTTAGGGTcttcaaaaatgaaaaaatagacACATCTATTGGCAAAAAACATGCTGTTCATCATTACGTTAGTTTCCTCCTCTACTATTCTTTTAAGAGACCTCAAGAACTCCCAAATCCATCCTTTCTCAACCTACCATTTATTTAGCAGTGCCTTATCGCTCTCATCCTCAGCAGTCTCCAGCGCCGCCTTGAAGTCTGCGCACTCCAACGTGTGAGGCAGCAGGGGTGTTCCCAGTCCTGAGTTCAGGAACAGCACCGGGACCACTGCCCCTAGCTCTGATTGACCTGGAAGATGGCATGGTTGGagtagagaaaataaaattgggaagtTGCTTAAAATTGGGTAGTAATAAGCCAGTCTTTGAGATAGGAGAAAAATTTATGGACACATGTTTTTtctgtatgtttatttatttaaatatgtattttgtgcgACCCTATTTTATAAGTTGAAGTTGcgttttttgtgtaaaaataaatctatttttagaaATTCTTTTCAATTACGTCCTCATTATTTAGTTTAGCTCCCAAATAACTTAGAAGAAGTCTAAGTAAGACGTATTTAAATTAGGCATGatggttatattttttcttgtagcTTAAACCTCGCTGTCCCCCACGTTCATTTCATAATCAACCATCTAAAAAAGGACACCAACGTATCCGAAAAAATATCGCCGGTCTTTCCAATCTTTGGAACTGTTCAACTTTATTAGGcctaatagaaataaaaaaaagggtatgatttaagctgtcaccaatttaattcattttgtgtttcttaaataatagggtttgtcctcaaaatagtagatttgtcaccaaatgtagtcaccaaacaatataaaatcaattccacaataaattaccgaaaatcatggagatatggggtcaagtaccaaataaatgg
The DNA window shown above is from Helicoverpa armigera isolate CAAS_96S chromosome 25, ASM3070526v1, whole genome shotgun sequence and carries:
- the LOC110382914 gene encoding uncharacterized protein LOC110382914 — protein: MGNSCSSGQAHKDKDNVSQHSEEYTISTGDRDRSNCCSRRSPSYRVTKPSIDASADPAALPAHHLLEPSSSVKENRPQLKGPRPIGSSVSDSISLSSPVACTSPREDPLGPPMPSNVAALPEEHRCCLLGKVPGLRVRRRRAMLIYVCAADSQDCCAEKGALQCGAAARLRVRARRRGWRVHVADLHWRSPLEQQRDHRFPVLCIAELARQSELGAVVPVLFLNSGLGTPLLPHTLECADFKAALETAEDESDKALLNKWYTLDASTTPPCYRLVRGAPARWRREMAKTLNVLVRTLPQEACDAYLTTVVEQEVQHTVLMSVEAARRCVWVCRAGGTGGAVGAAPGAASPQSEPGDIADTAHHHELQRRLNNLQKDLKQHLSERNVIRASVRGRGMPGGEDEYTEGVSSALGDRLDALLDALLADNLVPAGYNGIPTRYVMMWGSCEDEYTEGVSSALGDRLDALLDALLADNLVPAGYNGIPTRYVMMWGSCEDEYTEGVSSALGDRLDALLDALLADNLVPAGYNGIPTRYVMMWGSCEDEYTEGVSSALGDRLDALLDALLADNLVPAGYNGIPTRYVMMWGSCEDEYTEGVSSALGDRLDALLDALLADNLVPAGYNGIPTSLFDEVNEHLAFCQKAAQCTSNREITLNELKTYITGDSTVPLALIGGAGCGKATLVARAVTLAHSCQPDLAVVVRYYIYTSQLHNRRQHGAAGADRRRGLRQGDARGARRHPRALLPARPRCCRQVLHIRHSYTTGDSTVPLALIGGAGCGKATLVARAVTLAHSCQPDLAVVVSYTTGDSTVPLALIGGAGCGKATLVARAVTLAHSCQPDLAVVVRYYIYTSQLHNI